One Ictalurus furcatus strain D&B chromosome 25, Billie_1.0, whole genome shotgun sequence DNA window includes the following coding sequences:
- the cdh2 gene encoding cadherin-2 encodes MYHKGGVVLTLVAALQVVLQAAGDMPCQPAFTQQEYSVVVNDIITEGQALLKVSFMDCGRGSSLRFESGYPEDFRIGEDGTVYAARTLRVSDRKGWSLEIRAKDKETQEVWLTQVIFALPDTPKQVPEIMFPWRSVVVGGNGSVSRVKRDWVIPPINVPENSRGQFPEELVKIRSDRDKINTLRYSVTGPGADQTPTGLFIIDPITGQLSVTKPLDREQISNFHLRAHAVDINGNQMENPIDIVINVIDMNDNRPEFSHQIWNGTVDEGAKPGTFVMTVTAQDKDDPNTANGMLRYKILSQSPETPSTNMFTINNKTGKIITVAAGLDREKVSQYTLIIQATDMEGNPTYGLSNTATAVIRLLDVNDNAPEFTRETFYGEVPENRVNVIVSNLTVTDKDKPGTPAWNAVYRITSGDPTGRFSIPTDPTTNEGLVTVVKPIDYEMTRSYLLTVVAENEVALAGGIHRSRQSTATISIRIIDVNESPNFEPNPKQIKLDEGLPAGSMLTTFIAHDPDRHMQQSIRYSKLFDPANWLEIDPNNGRISTIALLDRESPYVRNNLYNATFMASDNGIPPASGTGTLQIYLLDINDNAPHVFPQETEMCERPQPNAINITAVDGDLNPNAGPFAFELANRPSDIRRNWTLTRLNGDYVQLSLKIGYLQSGIYELPIIITDSGNLPMANTSHLRVKVCQCDHHGDCVDMERIMAAGLGTGAIIAILICIIILLVLVLMFVMWMKRRDKERQAKQLLIDPEDDVRDNILKYDEEGGGEEDQDYDLSQLQQPDTLEHDLVKPVGIRRLDERPLHPEPSYPIRSAAPHPGDIGDFIHEGLKAADTDPTAPPYDSLLVFDYEGSGSTAGSLSSLHSSSSGGEQDYDYLNEWGPRFRKLADMYGGNDD; translated from the exons TGAGCTTCATGGACTGTGGCAGAGGTTCCAGTCTGCGCTTTGAGAGTGGTTACCCGGAGGACTTTCGGATAGGAGAAGACGGTACGGTGTATGCCGCACGAACTCTGCGGGTATCAGACAGGAAGGGATGGAGCCTAGAGATCCGTGCGAAAGATAAGGAGACACAGGAGGTGTGGCTAACTCAAGTCATCTTTGCACTACCAGACACACCTAAACAG GTGCCTGAGATCATGTTTCCATGGCGCAGCGTTGTTGTCGGGGGCAACGGGAGCGTGAGCCGCGTGAAGAGAGACTGGGTCATTCCTCCCATCAATGTCCCTGAAAACTCCCGAGGACAGTTCCCAGAGGAGCTTGTCAAA atcCGTTCAGACAGAGATAAGATTAACACATTGCGCTATAGTGTGACAGGACCTGGAGCCGATCAGACTCCTACTGGCCTCTTTATCATCGACCCCATCACAGGACAGCTGTCCGTCACTAAGCCCCTGGACCGAGAACAGATCTCCAACTTccat CTGCGTGCTCATGCTGTGGACATTAATGGCAATCAGATGGAGAATCCCATTGATATTGTCATCAATGTCATCGACATGAACGACAACAGACCAGAGTTTTCCCATCAGATCTGGAATGGCACGGTGGACGAGGGCGCCAAGCCAG GAACATTTGTGATGACAGTCACAGCACAAGATAAGGATGACCCCAACACAGCCAACGGCATGCTGAGATACAAGATCCTCTCTCAGAGTCCTGAGACTCCCTCCACCAACATGTTCACCATCAATAACAAGACGGGCAAAATCATCACTGTAGCCGCAGGCCTCGACAGAGAG AAAGTGTCCCAGTACACTCTGATCATCCAGGCCACTGATATGGAAGGAAATCCGACATATGGCCTGTCCAACACTGCTACTGCTGTCATACGCCTGCTTGACGTCAATGACAATGCACCAGAGTTCACCAGAGAGACG TTCTACGGAGAGGTGCCGGAGAACcgtgtgaatgtgattgtgtcTAATCTGACAGTAACAGACAAAGACAAGCCAGGCACACCAGCCTGGAATGCGGTGTATCGCATCACATCCGGAGACCCGACTGGACGCTTCTCCATCCCCACTGACCCCACCACCAATGAGGGCCTTGTCACTGTGGTTAAG ccCATAGACTATGAGATGACTCGTTCCTATTTGTTAACCGTGGTAGCCGAGAATGAAGTGGCACTGGCGGGAGGGATCCATCGCAGCCGCCAATCGACAGCCACCATTTCCATACGCATCATCGACGTGAACGAGAGTCCCAACTTTGAGCCCAACCCCAAACAGATCAAACTGGATGAGGGACTTCCTGCAGGGTCAATGCTCACCACATTTATAGCTCACGACCCTGACAGACATATGCAGCAGAGTatcag ATACTCAAAGCTATTTGACCCAGCTAACTGGCTGGAAATTGACCCAAATAACGGGCGAATCTCCACCATTGCCCTTCTTGACCGCGAATCCCCGTACGTCAGAAACAACCTCTACAACGCCACCTTTATGGCCTCTGATAATG GTATTCCTCCTGCGAGTGGAACAGGCACACTGCAGATCTACCTGTTGGATATTAATGATAACGCGCCACACGTCTTTCCCCAAGAAACCGAGATGTGTGAGAGACCCCAGCCCAACGCCATCAACATAACAGCTGTGGACGGAGACCTGAACCCCAATGCCGGGCCATTTGCTTTCGAGCTTGCCAACCGACCCTCTGACATCCGCCGCAACTGGACACTCACCCGTCTCAATG GCGACTATGTCCAGTTGAGCCTGAAAATCGGTTATCTCCAGAGTGGGATCTACGAGCTCCCCATCATCATCACGGACTCTGGAAACCTTCCGATGGCCAACACCTCACACTTGCGTGTGAAGGTGTGTCAGTGTGATCACCATGGAGACTGTGTGGACATGGAGCGCATCATGGCTGCCGGTTTGGGTACTGGAGCCATCATTGCTATCCTCATCTGCATCATCATCCTGCTGG TCCTGGTGCTGATGTTCGTGATGTGGATGAAGAGGAGAGATAAGGAGAGACAGGCGAAGCAGCTGCTGATCGACCCAGAGGACGACGTGCGAGACAACATCCTCAAATACGACGAGGAAGGCGGAGGCGAGGAGGACCAG gaTTATGATCTGAGTCAACTGCAGCAGCCAGACACTCTGGAGCACGACCTGGTGAAGCCAGTTGGAATCCGCCGGCTGGATGAAAGACCGCTGCACCCAGAGCCCAGCTACCCAATTCGCTCTGCCGCCCCACACCCCGGAGACATCGGAGACTTCATCcacgag GGTCTGAAGGCGGCCGATACAGACCCCACGGCACCTCCATACGACTCTTTGCTGGTGTTCGACTACGAGGGCAGCGGCTCCACTGCCGGCTCACTCAGCTCACTGCACTCATCCAGCTCTGGAGGCGAGCAGGACTACGACTACCTCAATGAATGGGGACCACGGTTTCGCAAACTAGCCGACATGTATGGCGGAAACGACGACTAA